The window GGGCGTCAGCCAACGCGTCAATATCCACGACCGTGCCACGCGACGCGTTAATCAATAAACTGCCGGGCTTCATTCGCTCAATTTGACGGCGGCCTATCATCCACTGCGTTTGTTCCGTTTCCGGTACATGCAATGTGACAATGTCAGACTGTGCCAGTAAGTCATCCAACGTTGGTACCGACTGAGCGTTCCCCATTGGCAGCTTGTCTTCCACATCGTAGTAGCGAATGTGCATACCCAATTGCTCAGCAAGCACACTTAACTGGCTGCCAATATGGCCATAACCAATAATGCCCAGTATTTTACCGCGCGCTTCAAAAGACTGTTTCGCCGATTTCAGCCAGCCACCTTCGTGAGCCACTGCGTTCTTTTCAGGAATACCGCGTAGCAGCATAATAATTTCAGCCAGCACTAACTCCGCCACACTGCGAGTATTGGAAAACGGCGCGTTAAATACAATAACACCGTGTTTTTTCGCTGCCTCAAGGTCGACCTGGTTGGTACCAATGCAAAAGCAGCCGACCGCGATGAGTTTCTCTGCTGCCGCAAAGACCCGCTCATTTAACTGGCTGCGCGAGCGTATACCGACAATGTGCGCGTCTTTAATTTTTTCACACAGCTCGTCTTCGTTAAGTGATGTCTGCAGAATCTCTAAATTGTTATAACCATGGTGGCGGAACAGCTGTATGGCACTGTCGTGCACACCTTCTAACAATAAAACTTTTATCTTGTCTTTCGACAATGACTTTTGCATTAGCCTGCTACCTTAAGAGTTTCAACGCCGTCTTCGCGCGCAATCAGCGCCACGTCGGCGCCACGCTGGGCGAATAAGCCGTTAGTGACTACGCCGACAATATTGTTCAGGTCAGACTCAAGCTCCATGGGTTTCATAATGTCCAGGTTGTGGACATCCAGAATCCAGTTGCCGTTATCGGTGGTAAAGCCCTGCCGCCAGACTGGATCACCGCCTAACTTGACGATTTCCCGTGCCACATAAGAACGCGCCATGGGAATCACCTCAACCGGTAACGGGAAACGACCCAACAAGCCCACACGTTTACTGTCGTCGGCGACACAAACGAATTTGTCCGCCACCGCTGCAATAATCTTCTCGCGGGTTAATGCCCCACCGCCGCCTTTTATCATTTGGCCGTGCTCGTTAATTTCGTCGGCACCGTCAACGTAAATAGGAATATCGGCAACTGAGTTTAAGTCAAACACCTCAATACCATGGGCTTTTAAGCGTTTGGTTGATTCCTCAGAGCTTGATACCGCACCTTCAATATCGTCTTTCCGCTTGGCCAGCTCATCAATAAAGAAATTGACAGTGGAACCGGTACCAACACCGACAACAGTGCCGTTTTCAATGTATTGCATAGCTGCTTCTGCAGCGGCTTTTTTGAGTGAATCTGCATTGCCTGACATGGTAAAACTCCCCGTTTGACTTTTAGCGTCAGTATAAGGTTTTTGTTGGTTTTTATCGAACGCTTTACACCGAAAACCGTTAAAATTGCCAGTGTTTCGTTGGCGTAATAACTTCCGGCAAAGGAATATCCCAGGCTTCAACAGGCAACTCATCGACCCGCTGCTCGTCATAACTTAGCCCAATTGGGAATAAATGGGGTGTATGTCCGTTATGCCACTGCGCTAATGTTCGGTCGTAGTAACCGCCGCCCATGCCCAGTCGGTTGCCTTTTTTGTCGAAACCGACCAGCGGCAGCAGCAAAATATCAATCTTGCTAAGGGGCACGACGTTATCGACACGCAATTCGGGCTCTTCTATACCATATTTATTGGTGGTCATCGGGGTATCGGGGGCGTAACGTAAGAACAGTAAATGACCTTTCGCGAATGGGTGCAACACTGGCAGCACTGTTTGGAAACCGTTTTCCCAAAGCCGCTCAATAACTGGCTGTGTGGGCAGCTCGCCGGCAAAGCTGTGATACACAGCAACAGTGGTTTGGGTAGGCTCTAACCCCCGCAGCCGCTGTTCAACAGCGTCAGCAACCGCCATACCGGCCTGTTCGGCATAATCCTGGGGTAAGCTGCGGCGAATGTGCTGTAACTTGCTTCGGAGTTCTTGTCGGGTCATGCTAAAGTCTGTGTCAGTCAGCCGAACGAATGTGTCGAGGATAACCGATGAAAACAATAAAAACGATAGCTTTCACCTGCGCAGCCTTGTTGCTTGCTGCTTCCTCTCAGGTGTTTTCTGCCCCGTTAATGCAGGCACCGCCCAAAGCACCTGAACGAGAGCAAGGTGAGGGCCCCTATGACCGCTTAATTTTGCGTGGCGGAACCCTCATTACCGGCGAAGGCGCACCACCACAAGGCCCGGTCGACATCGTTATTGAAGATGATCGCATTACTCAAATTGTCAGTGTGGGTAACCCGGGTGTGCCGATTATCGACTCGCGCCGCCCTAAAGCAGGTCGCGGCGACAAAGAAATGGACGTATCCGGGCATTATATTTTGCCCGGATTTATCGACATGCACGCTCATATCGGTGGTTCAGCGAAAGGTATTCCGGCCGAGTATGTACTGAAGCTGTGGCTGGGACACGGCATTACTACCATTCGCGAGCCCGGCAGTTTTAACGGTCTGGACTGGGTGCAGTGGCATCAGGAGCAAGCGCAGGACAACGACATTGCTTCGCCGCGCATTGTGCCTTATGTCGGTTTTGGACAAGGCTGGGAAGAGCCTATTTACGGTGCTGAGCAAGCGCGAGAATGGGTACGCTACATAAAAGATCGGGGTGCTGCAGGCATTAAGTTCTTTGGCGCGTCACGCAAAGTCATGGAAGCCGCGCTTGACGAAGCCAACAAACAAGGTCTCGGTACCATGATGCACCACGCTCAGCTCAACGTTATGTCCATGAATGCGCTGGACTCGGCGCGGCTGGGGCTGACCTCAATGGAGCACTGGTATGGCTTGCCGGAAGCGCTGTTCGAAGATCAGCGCATTCAGGACTATCCGGCGCATTACAATTACAACAACGAGCAACACCGTTTCGAAGAAGCCGGGCGTTTATGGAAACAAGCGGCGGAACCAGGCTCTGACAAATGGAACGCGGTGCGTGATGAACTGATAGAGCTCGACTTTACCATTAACCCAACGCTCACAATTTACGAAGCCTCGCGCGATCTTATGCGTGAACGCCAAGCCATTTGGCACGATGAATACACACTGCCAAGACTGTGGGACTTCTTCGAGCCCAGCCGTTACGCACATGGCTCATACTGGTTCGACTGGACCACCGATAATGAGATTGCCTGGAAAAACAACTACGACAAGTGGATGGCTTTTCTGAAGGATTATCACGCCAACGGCGGCCGTATTACGTTGGGCTCTGACGCAGGCTATATCTATAAAATTTATGGCTTTGGTTACATTCGCGAAATGGAACTGCTCCGTGAGGCTGGTCTAAACGCACTGGAAGTCATCCATGCGGCAACGGTTGCAGGGGCGCAAGCCTTAGGCATGGAAGACGACATTGGCAGTATTGCGCTGGGCAAAAAAGCCGACATGGTTATTGTGAAGGAAAACCCGCTGGCGAACTTTAAAGTGCTGTATGGCACCGGTCATTTCAAATTAAACGACCAGAACAAGCCGATGCGCACAGAAGGCGTTAAATACACCATTAAAGACGGTATTGTTTACGACGCGCAGGCGTTGTTGGACGACGTGAAGCGCCTTGTCGCAAAAGAAAAAGCAGAACGCGCGGAATAATGTATGAAGTGGTGGTTCCCCAAGGTGCCGCTGCTGGCTGTAGCCCTTGAACCCATTGGTTCAAGGCGGGGAGCAATTGGTATCCGTCGTAGGCTTCCCGGTGCGTGCCGGGCTTGCTCATGACGGGCCAGTGATCCCCTTTTAATACAAGCATCGGCTCAGGGACATAAGCCTGCTGGCTAACACCCCAGGGAACCGCAGAAAAGGGTTACTGTATTGTCAAATTAGCGATTACGTTGCGAGCGCTGCTCGCTCATCGCCTGTTCAATTGTCGCCTGAAGCAGTTGAATTTTCTCTTCAAGCTTGGCCGTTTTGGCCGACTGTCATGACACAAGTTGAGTGCGGTCATCACGGCTATTTGTTCGACATTGGTCAGTTGGGTTCGTTCCTTGGTTTCTTCAAGGCGTCTGTTTAACGCATCTGCCGCTTGCTGCAACGCGCTTTCCTGACCCACAGGGCAGGCAACCTTATAGTTACGCTCCAGCAATTTAATATCCATGGTTTTCGCGGCCATTCAAAAGACTCCTTGCAACTGACTCATCAGCGTGAATAACTGCATTATGGCACGAGCGGCGGGCGTTTGTCAGCTAGCGATTATGTAAAGCCAGTGTTAGGATTAGGGCAAGATTCACAAAAGGCGAGAATTCATGTCCACACGCTTTAATTATGACCGTTTAGCCGAACTTTATGCTGGTTACGATATGACGCCAGGCGTTTCTGAAGTACAAGGCATGCTGACCGGCTTAATCGCAACAGGCAGCGACGCTCAAAGCGACGAACTCATGGCGATATTGTCAGACTTAGCCTACGACGGCCAAAGTATTCCAACCGAGCTTAAAAACTTATTACAGCAACAAGCGGAAGAAATTGAACATTCGCTGGGCGATCACGATTTGGGCTTTCGTTTACTGCTGCCGGAAGACGGCGAGCCATTGCCGGAGCGTCTAAATGCTTTAGCCGGTTGGGTGAATGCGTTTCTCGCAGGCTACGGTGTTAATCAGCAAAGTATGGCGACCTTAAGCGCTGACTTAAAAGAGGCCATAGAAGACATGGTCGAACTGGCAAAAATTGAGTTCACCGAAGAAGGTGGTGGCGAGGAAGAAGAACGCGCTTACTTTGAAATTGTCGAATATCTGCGTGTATCGGCCATGATGTGCTACACCGAGTTAGGCCGCAAAGAGCAGCCAGCCAACCAACCACCGAAAACACTGCATTAATTTATGACCGCCGTAATTTCCGTAGAAGAGTTTGCACAACGCCGGCAAGCGCTCATGAAGCGTTTGCCACTAGGCGCTGTTGCCATTATTGCCGGTAACAGCGAAGTCACGCGCAGTAACGACACCGAGTATCCGTTTCGGCAAAACAGTGACTTTTTCTATTTAACCGGCTTTGCCGAGCCCGATGCGGTGTTGGTACTTATTAATGACAAGCAACCGCATAGTTTGCTGTTCTGTCAGGACAAAGACCCACAACAGGAAGTATGGCATGGTTTGCGGTTGGGTTATGAAAATGCCGAGCAGGCATTGAGTGTCGATGTGGCGGAAGACGTAGACGCTTTTGAGGAACGACTGCCGGATGTACTGAAAGGTATGGACAGCGTGTTTTACCTTATGAGCGAACAACCCGAAGTCGGTGAGTTGATTCACGGTGCCCGTAACCAACTGCAGCAAGCCGCCCGTCGCAGCGGCGAATTACCGCCACAAAGTCTGCGCGATTTACGACCGCTATTAGACGACATGCGACTGATAAAGTCAGACGCTGAAATTGACGTTATGCGCGAGTCGGCGCGTATCAGCTACAGCGCGTTTCGTCGCATTATGCGTTTTGTGGCGCCCGGCAAACACGAATACCAAGTGGGTGCAGAACTGCATCATGAGTTTGCGATGAACGGGGCGCTGTACCCAGCTTATGGAATGATTTGCGGTGGTGGGGCCAATGCCTGCGTATTGCACTATACCGACAATAAAGACGTACTGAACGATGGCGATTTGATCCTCGTCGATGCCGGCGCTGAGTATCAGGGGTATGCTGCCGACATTACTCGTACTTTCCCCGTCAATGGCAAATTCAGTGACACGCAGCGCACCTTGTATGAGTTGGTATTAAAAGCACAGTACGCAGCGTTTGAAGAAATAAAGCCCGGCAGTAATTTGGTTAATGCCAGTAATGCCGCGGCTCGTGTCATTAACGACGGTTTAGTTGAACTGGGCATTATCGACGGTGATCCGGACACCACCTTTGAAGCCATGCGCTGGAAAACGTACTTTATTCACGGCTTAGGACACTGGCTGGGTCTCGATGTGCACGACATGGGACGCTACAAAGATGAAAACGGTAAACCCGTTGCTTTTGAACCGGGCATGGTGTTGACGGTCGAGCCGGGTATTTATATTCCGGAAGATGCCGACGTCGATGAGAAATGGCGTGGCATTGGCATTCGCATCGAAGATGACCTGGTGGTCACCGCCGAAGGTTATGAAAACCTGACCAGCGACGTGCCTAAAACCATAGAAGAGATAGAAGCATGGATGAACGGCAAATAACCTCTGCCGATATCGCCATTGTTGGCGGCGGTCTGGTTGGCGCATTAACCGGCATGATGCTGGCGCAACAGCGTCCGGACTGGCGTATTGTTATTTGCGAACCCCGCAAAGAAGGCCCACCCAACGACAAACGTATTATTGCGTTGGCGGCTGCATCGGCCCATCGTTTGTCTAAGCTGGGCGTGCTGAAGGATATTACCCACGAGCCCATAAAGCACATTCATATTTCTGACCGCGGTTTCATTGGCGGTACCGAACTGCATGCAGAGCACGAAGGCGTGGAAGCCTTGGGTAAAGTCGTGGCCGCGTCTGAGTTGGTAGAACGCTTATATAACAGCTGCCAGACGCTGGATAACGTTACCTGGTTAGGCGGCGTGCGTGCCGAGCGTATTGAACAAGAACAAGCGCAGGTAAACGTGACACTGGACAACCAACAGCGGGTGAATTGTCGGCTGCTGATTGGCGCCGACGGCCAAAACTCGCTAGTGCGTGAGCAGTTACGACTGAAGTCAGACGTGACGGATTACGGACAGTACGGTTGTATTGCCACGCTGACGCTTGAGCAGCCCCTCAATGGCTGGGCCTACGAACGTTTTACCGAAAATGGACCCATTGCCCTTTTACCTATGAAAGGAAACGACGCGTCGTTGGTGTGGAGCTTTACCGAAAAGCAGTTGGCCGAAGCGGAACAATGGACAGACTCTGAGTTTTTGGAGCGTTGCCAGAAAGCTTTTGGTTATCGAGCCGGGCGTTTTAAATCGGTGTCGCCACGCGTGTTTTATCCGCTGATTCTACGCCGGGCAAAACGCTCAACGCACCACCGAACGGTGATTATTGGTAATGCCTCTCACGCTTTGCACCCAATCGCCGGGCAAGGGTTTAACCTGGGGCTGCGTGACGTAGAGCAGCTTTGTGAGACCTTGAGCAATGCTACGGATCCGGGCGCATTCCAGAATCTGGCCGACTACGAACAACAACGCGAGCGCGACTACGAGTCTATTATCCGTTTAACCGATGGCTTAGTTAGAGGGTTCTCCAATCAGTTTTGGCCAACGATATTAGGACGGAACAGTGCGCTCATGTTGTTGCAGCATTGTAGCCCTCTAAAGTCGAGCTTTGCCCGACTGACCATGGGGATGAAACCATGACACGCAAATACACGGACATTGTTGTTGTTGGCGGCGGCATGATAGGCCTGAGCTTGGCCACCAAGCTGGCGCAACAGGGGCGGCAAGTCATTGTGATAGAACGCCACGACCAGCCCGAACTCACTGAAGAGCTGGCATTGCGGGTGAGCGCGTTAAACGACCGCAGTCGCAGTGTGCTTGCC is drawn from Idiomarina piscisalsi and contains these coding sequences:
- the rpiA gene encoding ribose-5-phosphate isomerase RpiA, which encodes MSGNADSLKKAAAEAAMQYIENGTVVGVGTGSTVNFFIDELAKRKDDIEGAVSSSEESTKRLKAHGIEVFDLNSVADIPIYVDGADEINEHGQMIKGGGGALTREKIIAAVADKFVCVADDSKRVGLLGRFPLPVEVIPMARSYVAREIVKLGGDPVWRQGFTTDNGNWILDVHNLDIMKPMELESDLNNIVGVVTNGLFAQRGADVALIAREDGVETLKVAG
- a CDS encoding amidohydrolase family protein — encoded protein: MKTIKTIAFTCAALLLAASSQVFSAPLMQAPPKAPEREQGEGPYDRLILRGGTLITGEGAPPQGPVDIVIEDDRITQIVSVGNPGVPIIDSRRPKAGRGDKEMDVSGHYILPGFIDMHAHIGGSAKGIPAEYVLKLWLGHGITTIREPGSFNGLDWVQWHQEQAQDNDIASPRIVPYVGFGQGWEEPIYGAEQAREWVRYIKDRGAAGIKFFGASRKVMEAALDEANKQGLGTMMHHAQLNVMSMNALDSARLGLTSMEHWYGLPEALFEDQRIQDYPAHYNYNNEQHRFEEAGRLWKQAAEPGSDKWNAVRDELIELDFTINPTLTIYEASRDLMRERQAIWHDEYTLPRLWDFFEPSRYAHGSYWFDWTTDNEIAWKNNYDKWMAFLKDYHANGGRITLGSDAGYIYKIYGFGYIREMELLREAGLNALEVIHAATVAGAQALGMEDDIGSIALGKKADMVIVKENPLANFKVLYGTGHFKLNDQNKPMRTEGVKYTIKDGIVYDAQALLDDVKRLVAKEKAERAE
- a CDS encoding UPF0149 family protein, which produces MSTRFNYDRLAELYAGYDMTPGVSEVQGMLTGLIATGSDAQSDELMAILSDLAYDGQSIPTELKNLLQQQAEEIEHSLGDHDLGFRLLLPEDGEPLPERLNALAGWVNAFLAGYGVNQQSMATLSADLKEAIEDMVELAKIEFTEEGGGEEEERAYFEIVEYLRVSAMMCYTELGRKEQPANQPPKTLH
- a CDS encoding 5-formyltetrahydrofolate cyclo-ligase gives rise to the protein MTRQELRSKLQHIRRSLPQDYAEQAGMAVADAVEQRLRGLEPTQTTVAVYHSFAGELPTQPVIERLWENGFQTVLPVLHPFAKGHLLFLRYAPDTPMTTNKYGIEEPELRVDNVVPLSKIDILLLPLVGFDKKGNRLGMGGGYYDRTLAQWHNGHTPHLFPIGLSYDEQRVDELPVEAWDIPLPEVITPTKHWQF
- the ubiH gene encoding 2-octaprenyl-6-methoxyphenyl hydroxylase, translated to MDERQITSADIAIVGGGLVGALTGMMLAQQRPDWRIVICEPRKEGPPNDKRIIALAAASAHRLSKLGVLKDITHEPIKHIHISDRGFIGGTELHAEHEGVEALGKVVAASELVERLYNSCQTLDNVTWLGGVRAERIEQEQAQVNVTLDNQQRVNCRLLIGADGQNSLVREQLRLKSDVTDYGQYGCIATLTLEQPLNGWAYERFTENGPIALLPMKGNDASLVWSFTEKQLAEAEQWTDSEFLERCQKAFGYRAGRFKSVSPRVFYPLILRRAKRSTHHRTVIIGNASHALHPIAGQGFNLGLRDVEQLCETLSNATDPGAFQNLADYEQQRERDYESIIRLTDGLVRGFSNQFWPTILGRNSALMLLQHCSPLKSSFARLTMGMKP
- the pepP gene encoding Xaa-Pro aminopeptidase, which encodes MTAVISVEEFAQRRQALMKRLPLGAVAIIAGNSEVTRSNDTEYPFRQNSDFFYLTGFAEPDAVLVLINDKQPHSLLFCQDKDPQQEVWHGLRLGYENAEQALSVDVAEDVDAFEERLPDVLKGMDSVFYLMSEQPEVGELIHGARNQLQQAARRSGELPPQSLRDLRPLLDDMRLIKSDAEIDVMRESARISYSAFRRIMRFVAPGKHEYQVGAELHHEFAMNGALYPAYGMICGGGANACVLHYTDNKDVLNDGDLILVDAGAEYQGYAADITRTFPVNGKFSDTQRTLYELVLKAQYAAFEEIKPGSNLVNASNAAARVINDGLVELGIIDGDPDTTFEAMRWKTYFIHGLGHWLGLDVHDMGRYKDENGKPVAFEPGMVLTVEPGIYIPEDADVDEKWRGIGIRIEDDLVVTAEGYENLTSDVPKTIEEIEAWMNGK
- a CDS encoding cell division protein ZapA → MAAKTMDIKLLERNYKVACPVGQESALQQAADALNRRLEETKERTQLTNVEQIAVMTALNLCHDSRPKRPSLKRKFNCFRRQLNRR
- the serA gene encoding phosphoglycerate dehydrogenase, whose product is MQKSLSKDKIKVLLLEGVHDSAIQLFRHHGYNNLEILQTSLNEDELCEKIKDAHIVGIRSRSQLNERVFAAAEKLIAVGCFCIGTNQVDLEAAKKHGVIVFNAPFSNTRSVAELVLAEIIMLLRGIPEKNAVAHEGGWLKSAKQSFEARGKILGIIGYGHIGSQLSVLAEQLGMHIRYYDVEDKLPMGNAQSVPTLDDLLAQSDIVTLHVPETEQTQWMIGRRQIERMKPGSLLINASRGTVVDIDALADALSSRHIAGAAIDVFPVEPKGNNDEFVSPLRGLKNCLLTPHIGGSTLEAQENIGVEVAGKLVRYSDNGSTLSAVNFPEVSLPTHATTQRLLHIHKNQPGMLNAINRIISDNQINVAGQYLQTDETVGYVVMDIDSDNGADILQQLKDIPGTIRARRLF